A genomic segment from Heterodontus francisci isolate sHetFra1 unplaced genomic scaffold, sHetFra1.hap1 HAP1_SCAFFOLD_58, whole genome shotgun sequence encodes:
- the LOC137365867 gene encoding LOW QUALITY PROTEIN: histone H2A, embryonic-like (The sequence of the model RefSeq protein was modified relative to this genomic sequence to represent the inferred CDS: inserted 2 bases in 1 codon), which produces RGKTSGKAQSKAKYHSSRAGLEFPVGRVHRLLRKGNDAEPVGGGXAVLEYLATEILELAGNAARDNKKNRIIPRHLQLAVRDNAELNKLLGGVTIAQGGVLANIQAVLLPKKTSAQSSQKTLLNRVVYRQFEQLTTIDKLNLLVK; this is translated from the exons agaggaaagaccagcgggaaagctcagtccaaggccaagtatcactcctcccgggctggactggagttcccagtgggccgtgtacacaggctTCTGAGAAAGGGCAACGATGCTGAGCCTGTGGGtggtgg tgctgtgctcgagtatctagccactgaaatcctcgagctggccggtaacgcggcccgggacaacaagaagaaccGCATCATCCCccgacacctgcaactggccgtccgcgacaacgcggagctcaacaagctgctgggaggggtgaccattgcACAGGGCGGAGTGCtggctaatatccaggccgtgctgctgcccaaaaaaaccagcgctcagagctcccagaaaac ATTGCTGAACAGAGTTGTTTACCGCCAGTTCGAACAGTTGACAACAATTGACAAATTAAATCTGCTTGTGAAATAG